The [Eubacterium] siraeum genome contains a region encoding:
- a CDS encoding helix-turn-helix domain-containing protein, with protein sequence MDNNLERWYSMKEIMEYLGVSRDTVLDWIERREMPAAKIGRLWKFKISEVDAWMKSGVAADK encoded by the coding sequence ATGGATAACAATCTTGAACGCTGGTATTCAATGAAAGAAATTATGGAATATTTGGGCGTCAGCCGTGATACCGTTCTTGACTGGATTGAACGCAGAGAAATGCCCGCCGCTAAAATCGGCAGGCTGTGGAAATTCAAAATAAGCGAAGTTGACGCCTGGATGAAATCCGGCGTCGCGGCTGATAAGTAA